The following coding sequences are from one Chloroflexota bacterium window:
- a CDS encoding ABC transporter ATP-binding protein — MQTLDSILLEVRNLKTHFFLDEGTVKAVEGADWQIKRGGTLGVVGESGCGKSVMSYSILQLIESPGRIVEGQILFHRPLKSTGQSPMTDIVDLAALKPDSRTMREIRGEEIAMIFQEPMTSLSPVHTIGNQIEEVIQLHRGVNQATARQQAIEMLHRVGIPKPAERVDAYPFQLSGGMRQRAMIAMALVCHPSLLIADEPTTALDVTTQAQILELMQELQRDMGMAVMLITHNLGMVAEICEDVVVMYLGEVVERSDVYSLFREPLHPYTRALMRSIPRLGQIKQGRLDPIQGSVPDPYNRPTGCPFHPRCSQMMPGKCDRIHPGLTEQGDRRAVRCLLYGEPSENKDA, encoded by the coding sequence ATGCAGACACTTGATAGTATTCTACTTGAAGTAAGAAATCTCAAAACTCACTTTTTCCTCGACGAAGGCACCGTCAAAGCCGTCGAGGGCGCGGACTGGCAGATCAAACGCGGCGGCACGCTGGGCGTTGTCGGCGAGAGTGGGTGCGGTAAAAGCGTGATGTCGTACTCGATTCTGCAACTCATCGAATCGCCGGGGCGAATCGTCGAAGGGCAGATTCTTTTTCATCGTCCGTTAAAATCCACCGGGCAATCGCCGATGACCGACATCGTTGATCTTGCCGCGCTCAAACCGGACAGCCGCACGATGCGCGAAATTCGCGGCGAAGAAATCGCGATGATTTTTCAAGAGCCGATGACGTCGCTCAGCCCGGTGCACACTATCGGCAATCAGATCGAAGAAGTGATCCAACTGCATCGCGGCGTCAACCAAGCGACCGCGCGCCAGCAAGCCATCGAGATGTTGCATCGCGTCGGCATTCCCAAGCCGGCGGAACGCGTGGACGCGTATCCGTTTCAACTCAGCGGCGGGATGCGCCAACGCGCGATGATCGCGATGGCGCTCGTGTGCCATCCCAGTTTGCTCATCGCGGACGAACCGACGACCGCGCTCGATGTGACGACGCAGGCGCAAATTCTCGAATTGATGCAGGAACTGCAACGCGATATGGGTATGGCGGTGATGCTCATCACGCACAACCTGGGTATGGTCGCCGAGATTTGTGAGGACGTGGTCGTGATGTACCTCGGCGAAGTCGTCGAGCGTTCCGACGTGTACTCGCTTTTTCGCGAGCCGCTGCATCCGTACACGCGCGCGCTGATGCGCTCCATTCCACGCCTGGGACAAATCAAGCAAGGTCGGCTCGATCCGATCCAGGGTTCGGTGCCTGATCCGTACAATCGTCCAACCGGTTGTCCATTTCATCCGCGCTGTTCGCAAATGATGCCGGGAAAATGTGATCGCATTCATCCCGGACTGACCGAACAAGGCGATCGGCGCGCGGTGCGCTGTTTGTTGTACGGCGAACCATCGGAAAACAAGGACGCGTGA
- a CDS encoding ABC transporter permease, with amino-acid sequence MSSISITATNLAEKEAQVYVAPQWKLVWWKFRKHKLALISGIITLLIYLVALFVEFLAPFTPDQTNSKYLYAPPQPLHFVDDQGNWGLYVYGYTSKIDPVALRRTFEVDASVKLPVGFFVEGVPYKLFNLIPLNRHLLAPLDPSQPMYLIGADRLGRDVLSRLITGTRVSMSIGLIGVLLSLILGILLGGLSGYYGGNIDNLIQRMIEFLRSIPSIPLWMGLSAALPLDWPPLQVYFAITVILSLIGWTGLARVVRGRFLSLREEDFVMAARLDGASEIRIILGHMLPAFTSHIIAAITLAIPGMILSETALSFLGLGLREPVVSWGVLLQDAQDIRSIATAPWLLIPALAVVVSVLALNFLGDGLRDAADPYAR; translated from the coding sequence ATGTCCAGCATCTCAATCACCGCGACCAACCTCGCCGAAAAAGAAGCGCAGGTCTATGTCGCGCCGCAATGGAAACTCGTCTGGTGGAAATTCCGCAAACACAAACTCGCGCTGATCAGCGGAATCATCACGCTTTTGATTTATCTGGTCGCGCTGTTCGTCGAATTCCTCGCACCGTTTACGCCCGACCAGACCAATTCCAAATACCTGTATGCCCCGCCCCAGCCCCTCCATTTCGTTGACGACCAGGGCAATTGGGGATTGTACGTTTATGGGTACACATCCAAGATTGACCCGGTCGCCTTGCGGCGCACGTTTGAAGTTGATGCGAGCGTAAAACTGCCCGTCGGCTTTTTCGTCGAAGGTGTGCCCTACAAATTGTTCAACCTGATTCCGCTGAATCGGCATTTGCTCGCCCCGCTCGATCCCAGCCAGCCGATGTATCTAATCGGCGCAGATCGCCTGGGGCGCGACGTCTTGAGTCGCCTGATTACCGGCACGCGCGTGTCCATGTCCATCGGATTGATCGGCGTTCTGCTGAGTTTGATCCTGGGGATTTTGCTTGGCGGATTGTCTGGGTACTATGGCGGGAACATTGACAACTTGATTCAACGCATGATCGAATTTCTCCGTTCGATTCCATCCATCCCATTGTGGATGGGACTCTCCGCCGCCTTGCCCTTGGATTGGCCCCCCCTCCAAGTTTATTTTGCGATCACCGTCATTCTATCCTTGATCGGATGGACGGGCTTGGCGCGCGTCGTGCGCGGACGTTTCCTCTCGTTGCGCGAAGAAGATTTTGTGATGGCGGCGCGTTTGGACGGCGCGAGCGAAATCCGCATCATCCTGGGTCACATGCTCCCGGCGTTCACAAGCCACATCATCGCCGCGATCACGCTCGCAATTCCTGGGATGATTCTCTCCGAGACCGCATTGAGCTTCCTGGGGCTGGGTCTGCGCGAGCCGGTCGTGAGCTGGGGCGTGTTGTTGCAAGACGCGCAGGATATTCGTTCGATTGCGACCGCGCCGTGGTTGCTGATTCCCGCGCTCGCGGTCGTCGTATCCGTCCTCGCGTTGAACTTTCTCGGCGATGGTTTGCGCGATGCGGCGGATCCGTATGCAAGATAA
- a CDS encoding ABC transporter permease, producing the protein MLQYILRRALFMIPTLLVTSLVAYIIIELPPGDFATSYVANLAAQGDTASQETARVIREQYGLDQPVTVRYLKWMQGILTQGNYGIAFEMRQPVASLIWERVWLTIVLSIGSVIITWLLAFPIGIYSAVKQYSPGDYLFTFLGFIGIAVPSFLLALVLMYIQFKYFGTTSGGLFSTEMSNAPWSWDKVVDLLGHIWIPVLILAFGGTAELIRIMRANLLDELRKPYVVTARAKGLPEWRVLLKYPVRLALNPFVSTIGWTLPYLVSGSIILSVVMNLPTTGPMLLRALQVQDMYLAGALILILSALTIVGTLVSDILLAWLDPRIRYQ; encoded by the coding sequence ATGCTCCAATACATTCTCCGCCGCGCCCTTTTCATGATACCCACGTTGCTCGTTACATCGCTGGTTGCCTATATCATCATCGAACTTCCGCCCGGCGATTTTGCGACATCGTACGTCGCCAACCTTGCCGCGCAAGGCGATACCGCGAGTCAAGAGACCGCGCGCGTTATTCGCGAGCAGTATGGTTTAGATCAGCCAGTCACCGTCCGCTATCTGAAATGGATGCAAGGCATTCTAACCCAGGGCAACTATGGCATCGCGTTCGAAATGCGCCAGCCGGTTGCCTCTCTGATCTGGGAACGCGTCTGGCTCACCATCGTACTATCCATTGGCAGTGTCATCATCACGTGGCTCCTGGCTTTTCCGATTGGCATTTATTCTGCAGTCAAGCAATATTCACCCGGCGATTATCTTTTCACGTTCCTGGGATTCATCGGCATTGCCGTTCCTAGTTTTCTTCTGGCGCTCGTGCTGATGTACATCCAGTTCAAATACTTTGGCACGACCTCCGGCGGCTTGTTCTCCACCGAGATGTCCAATGCTCCTTGGAGTTGGGACAAGGTTGTGGATTTGCTCGGGCACATTTGGATTCCGGTGCTCATCCTCGCGTTCGGCGGCACGGCGGAATTGATTCGCATCATGCGCGCGAACTTGCTCGACGAACTGCGCAAGCCGTACGTAGTTACCGCGCGCGCCAAGGGTCTGCCGGAATGGCGCGTGCTCCTCAAATACCCGGTGCGGCTCGCACTCAATCCGTTTGTCAGCACGATTGGCTGGACGTTGCCGTACCTCGTTTCCGGTTCGATCATTCTCTCCGTCGTGATGAATTTGCCCACGACTGGACCCATGTTATTGCGCGCGCTCCAAGTTCAAGATATGTATCTCGCCGGCGCGTTGATTCTAATTCTCAGTGCCCTCACGATTGTCGGCACGTTGGTCTCGGATATTTTATTGGCGTGGCTCGACCCGCGCATTCGGTATCAGTAA
- a CDS encoding ABC transporter substrate-binding protein, whose protein sequence is MSTIRLIQRAVFVLVVLMLVVGCAAPAPAPAPTQPPQPTAVPATAKPPEPTKAPVMEPTKAAPAPTTAPAAKYTEAPLLVEQVKAGKLPPVEQRLPQNPLVVKAEKIGTYGGTWRMGMTAGTDDPSFYKIFTYEPLVRWNIEWSDIVPNLAEKWDVNKEATEYTFYLRKGVKWSDGKPFTADDIVFWWDDVELNKDLAPAPPVWMIVNGKPGSVTKVDDTTVKFTFAAPYGLFLQNVASANGRSMLNFPKHFAQQYHAKYVEKAKLDEAVKAAGFSSWREYFIARVGQADGGGFGQYSVAGRPMLYAWMVEQPMSGTATQVSFVRNPYYWKVDANGQQYPYIDRLTYGVFADAAAMLLKATNGEIDLQMRHFNTLPNKAVLFDNQKKGDFSFIDLVPVTSNAVVVNLNLTHKDKALREVFQSKDFRVGLSYAINRKEIIDTVYVGQGTPAQAAPLADTPFYNKQLATQYIEYDVKKANEYLDKVLPKKDANGMRLRADGKPLTFVIEISNSLQDQVDAGNLIAKYWKAVGVNVQAKPEDRALLYQRKDANDLDAMIWNGEGGLGPMFDPRNFFPYSTESAFAEAWQYWYNGVRDNTAEEPPADVKKIMDAFNKAMTQPEFTGQVKAMNEMLQMSADYFFCIGVTTPPLAYGIVKNNMGNVPKKMINGWQYPTPAPTNTFAYFFTK, encoded by the coding sequence ATGTCTACGATTCGATTGATCCAGCGAGCCGTATTCGTGCTCGTCGTTCTGATGTTGGTGGTTGGCTGTGCCGCGCCAGCTCCTGCCCCTGCTCCAACCCAACCGCCGCAACCCACTGCGGTACCCGCGACGGCAAAACCACCTGAACCAACCAAGGCGCCGGTGATGGAACCGACCAAAGCAGCTCCCGCGCCGACGACCGCACCCGCCGCCAAGTACACCGAAGCGCCCCTGCTTGTCGAGCAAGTCAAAGCCGGCAAACTTCCGCCGGTCGAACAACGTCTGCCGCAAAATCCGTTGGTCGTGAAAGCGGAAAAAATCGGTACATACGGTGGAACCTGGCGCATGGGTATGACCGCCGGCACGGACGATCCTTCGTTCTACAAAATCTTTACCTATGAACCACTCGTCCGTTGGAATATCGAGTGGTCTGACATTGTTCCCAACCTCGCCGAAAAGTGGGACGTGAACAAAGAGGCGACCGAGTACACCTTCTATCTTCGCAAAGGCGTCAAATGGTCGGATGGCAAACCCTTCACTGCCGATGACATTGTGTTCTGGTGGGACGATGTTGAACTGAACAAAGACCTCGCACCCGCGCCGCCGGTCTGGATGATCGTCAATGGCAAACCTGGCTCGGTGACGAAGGTTGACGACACCACGGTGAAATTCACCTTTGCCGCGCCGTACGGTCTCTTTTTGCAAAACGTCGCGAGCGCGAATGGTCGCTCGATGCTCAACTTCCCCAAGCACTTTGCCCAGCAGTATCACGCCAAGTACGTTGAAAAAGCCAAACTCGATGAAGCGGTCAAAGCCGCCGGGTTCTCGAGTTGGCGCGAGTACTTTATCGCGCGCGTCGGGCAAGCCGATGGCGGCGGCTTTGGGCAATACAGTGTCGCCGGTCGTCCGATGCTCTATGCCTGGATGGTCGAACAACCCATGTCCGGCACGGCGACCCAGGTATCGTTCGTCCGCAATCCGTACTACTGGAAAGTGGACGCGAATGGACAACAATATCCGTACATTGATCGTCTGACGTACGGCGTCTTCGCCGATGCCGCCGCGATGCTCCTCAAGGCAACCAACGGCGAGATTGATTTACAGATGCGCCACTTTAACACGCTCCCGAACAAAGCGGTGCTCTTCGACAATCAAAAGAAAGGCGATTTCAGTTTCATTGATCTGGTGCCCGTCACTAGCAACGCCGTCGTCGTTAACCTGAACCTGACGCACAAAGACAAGGCGCTGCGCGAAGTTTTCCAGAGCAAGGATTTCCGCGTCGGCTTGTCATACGCGATCAACCGTAAGGAAATCATTGACACCGTTTACGTTGGGCAAGGCACACCCGCGCAAGCCGCGCCCTTGGCAGACACACCGTTCTACAACAAACAACTCGCTACGCAGTACATCGAGTACGATGTGAAGAAGGCGAACGAGTACCTCGACAAAGTGCTGCCCAAGAAAGATGCCAACGGAATGCGTTTGCGCGCCGATGGCAAACCCTTGACCTTCGTCATCGAGATTTCCAATTCGCTCCAAGACCAGGTGGACGCCGGCAACTTGATCGCCAAGTACTGGAAGGCGGTCGGCGTGAACGTGCAAGCGAAACCGGAAGATCGCGCGCTGTTGTATCAACGCAAAGACGCGAATGATCTGGACGCGATGATCTGGAATGGCGAGGGCGGCTTGGGTCCGATGTTCGACCCGCGCAATTTCTTCCCGTACAGCACCGAGTCCGCTTTCGCGGAGGCGTGGCAGTACTGGTATAATGGCGTTCGCGATAACACCGCCGAAGAACCGCCCGCCGATGTCAAAAAGATCATGGATGCGTTCAACAAAGCCATGACCCAGCCCGAGTTTACCGGACAGGTCAAGGCGATGAATGAAATGTTGCAAATGTCCGCGGACTATTTCTTCTGCATCGGCGTGACTACCCCGCCCTTGGCGTATGGCATCGTCAAGAACAACATGGGCAACGTGCCGAAGAAGATGATCAACGGCTGGCAGTATCCCACTCCCGCGCCGACGAACACGTTCGCGTACTTTTTTACCAAGTAG
- a CDS encoding LacI family DNA-binding transcriptional regulator: MKTKKPATLADVARHARVSTATASRVLHNTGPVSQDLRKKIEASVAVLDYTPHRTSKPRSHGTIALLVEDLLNPYFPEIIRGVQDEVNLAGIILTLYNLTDHPEHPQQLLQKMSKQSLDGIIITGSSPFPELLDWRDRHKVPMVIINRQVARPGVHCIKVDFENAMYRATQHLLSLGHTRLGHLASPVTGEIEQSRQRGIELALKEAGLTLRPEWCPIVPPGTEVEGGYQAMRALLDMPADHRPTAVLAFNDIIAVGALHAARGCGLRVPQDISIIGVDDISIAAHVYPPLTTIGQPKYRMGKLAVQTLRQMREGKMPVGNNCTLLESPLIVRESSGPAPQSTPLLNR; encoded by the coding sequence ATGAAGACGAAGAAACCTGCCACGTTGGCTGATGTGGCGCGTCATGCGCGTGTTTCGACGGCAACCGCGTCGCGTGTCCTGCACAACACCGGTCCAGTGAGCCAAGACTTGCGTAAAAAAATCGAGGCGTCCGTCGCTGTGTTAGACTATACGCCCCACCGCACTTCGAAACCACGCAGTCATGGAACGATTGCGTTGCTCGTCGAAGATTTGCTCAATCCCTATTTCCCAGAGATCATTCGCGGTGTGCAGGATGAAGTGAATCTTGCCGGGATCATTCTCACGTTGTACAACTTGACCGATCATCCCGAGCATCCGCAGCAGTTGCTCCAGAAAATGAGCAAGCAGTCGCTGGACGGCATCATCATCACCGGTTCCTCGCCTTTTCCGGAATTGCTCGACTGGCGCGACCGCCACAAAGTTCCTATGGTCATCATCAATCGCCAAGTCGCCCGCCCGGGCGTGCATTGCATCAAAGTGGATTTTGAAAACGCGATGTACCGCGCGACCCAGCATTTGCTAAGTTTAGGTCACACGCGCTTGGGACACCTCGCGTCGCCCGTCACTGGCGAGATCGAACAGAGCCGGCAACGCGGGATCGAGTTGGCGCTCAAAGAGGCGGGGCTAACGTTGCGTCCCGAATGGTGTCCGATCGTTCCGCCCGGTACCGAAGTCGAAGGGGGATATCAAGCCATGCGCGCGCTCCTCGATATGCCGGCTGATCATCGTCCGACCGCGGTGCTGGCGTTCAACGATATCATTGCGGTTGGCGCATTGCACGCGGCGCGCGGGTGTGGCTTGCGCGTGCCCCAGGATATTTCGATTATCGGCGTAGACGATATTTCCATCGCCGCGCATGTTTATCCGCCGCTGACCACGATTGGACAGCCCAAATATCGCATGGGCAAACTTGCCGTCCAAACCCTGCGCCAAATGCGCGAAGGGAAAATGCCGGTCGGAAATAATTGCACGCTTTTGGAAAGCCCGTTGATCGTCCGCGAGTCGAGCGGTCCAGCGCCGCAAAGCACTCCGCTTCTCAATCGTTAA
- a CDS encoding creatininase family protein, with the protein MTLKYYEHSLAELPWRVAEAALKETDLVIVPLGSVEVYGHLPQGTDGIAAEAIADAVARAMKALRTPLIPVGTTPTLAAFPGTLSVRREAMETLLRDMVFSLVKSGARRFFFVNGHAGNNDFVNAVMQELSERGAKGATIQVWSFARSHDQELFKNYNPHGHASEAGTSVMLYLRPDLVDASQKMYNKPTLSSYQDFTFPIDARERMPDGMHGDTSEASAEKGKVLFDRMIKRICDFIAGWK; encoded by the coding sequence ATGACGCTCAAGTATTACGAACACTCGTTGGCGGAATTGCCGTGGCGCGTTGCTGAAGCCGCGTTGAAAGAAACTGATTTGGTGATCGTGCCGCTGGGTAGCGTCGAAGTTTATGGACATTTGCCGCAAGGCACGGATGGCATTGCCGCCGAAGCAATCGCCGATGCCGTTGCGCGCGCGATGAAAGCATTACGAACGCCGCTGATTCCGGTCGGCACGACGCCGACGCTCGCGGCATTTCCTGGCACACTCTCTGTTCGACGCGAGGCGATGGAAACGTTGTTGCGCGACATGGTTTTCTCGCTCGTCAAATCCGGCGCGCGGCGTTTCTTTTTCGTCAACGGACATGCCGGCAACAATGATTTTGTGAATGCCGTGATGCAGGAATTATCGGAACGCGGCGCAAAGGGCGCGACGATCCAGGTTTGGTCTTTTGCGCGCAGTCACGACCAGGAGCTGTTCAAAAATTACAATCCACACGGTCACGCGTCGGAAGCCGGCACATCGGTCATGCTCTATCTACGTCCCGACCTCGTTGACGCATCGCAGAAAATGTACAACAAGCCGACGCTCTCATCGTATCAGGATTTCACTTTTCCAATTGATGCGCGCGAGCGAATGCCGGATGGAATGCACGGCGACACCTCCGAAGCTAGTGCGGAGAAAGGCAAGGTTCTTTTTGATCGCATGATCAAACGCATTTGCGATTTCATCGCTGGTTGGAAGTGA
- a CDS encoding RraA family protein — protein sequence MFIIKPNPPALDAELVERYRHIEPTTVGHRLNAGFVGVDIKPVWRRQHITGRAITVRTVGIDSTIVHKATELVQPGDVVIVDMAGEREHSCWGGGVSRAARAHGAIGAVIDGPVCDVNEIEDLQFPVWGRAWTCLTTRMLGTGGEINVPVRCGNAVVNPGDLIIADDCGVIALSPEMAWQWLPEFEMMQKRSSERLPLIEQGTPLGELSGANRLIEAKQKEIAEKLAQLKEKK from the coding sequence ATGTTTATCATCAAACCGAATCCGCCCGCGCTCGACGCCGAGTTGGTCGAACGCTATCGGCACATCGAACCGACGACCGTCGGACATCGGCTCAATGCCGGCTTTGTCGGCGTTGACATCAAACCGGTGTGGCGTCGCCAACACATCACTGGGCGCGCCATTACCGTGCGGACAGTCGGAATTGATTCGACGATTGTTCACAAAGCGACCGAGTTGGTGCAGCCGGGTGATGTCGTGATCGTGGACATGGCGGGCGAACGCGAACACAGTTGTTGGGGCGGCGGCGTTTCGCGCGCGGCGCGCGCCCATGGCGCGATCGGCGCGGTAATCGATGGACCGGTCTGCGACGTGAACGAAATCGAAGACCTGCAATTTCCGGTATGGGGACGCGCGTGGACGTGTCTCACGACGCGAATGCTGGGAACGGGCGGCGAAATCAATGTGCCGGTGCGATGCGGAAATGCCGTGGTGAATCCGGGCGATCTCATCATCGCAGACGATTGCGGCGTGATCGCGCTGTCGCCGGAAATGGCGTGGCAATGGTTGCCCGAATTTGAAATGATGCAAAAACGTTCCTCGGAACGTTTGCCTTTGATCGAGCAAGGTACTCCCTTGGGAGAGTTGAGCGGCGCGAATCGCTTGATCGAAGCCAAGCAGAAAGAGATCGCGGAAAAATTGGCGCAACTCAAGGAGAAGAAATGA
- the ggt gene encoding gamma-glutamyltransferase, producing MPQFEMTQSSIVRTEVVAKNGMVTAKHPVVAEIGIAILQRGGNAIDAAVAMAFAINTIEPRMTGIGGGGFMTIALANGENYVVDFFPCAPSGATPDLYELTPEFKADKLGFTGVKDNANAVGHRAVGIPGAVAGALLALEHWGTLPRAEIIAPAIRLARDGIAVTFHDTLSSAIGMGILKRNAEASRLFLNNGMPFVPMGDKPLYFRNPDLANTLEKISVEGARAFYQGDLAQKIVAELQSGGYGISLDDLANYRALVKEPLKTDYRGLELLLLPGATGGPTIAEIAHMLEPWNLKELGHASAAYVHRLIEACKLSLADRMAFLADEQANEPSTISRALASREFAAERCKVIGDQALGTYEPIKPGATGYQPSAESCTTFLSAWDNHGNVVALTQTVNGSYGSGVAVPGTGILLNNAMVLFDPRPGQPNSIAPGKRPLSSMAHVIVRRDGKPIALAGAPGGRKIIDTVTQVMLNLIDFGMGPQAACGSPFIDPAGQTVLIDRAFGAQVIAELVARGHQLDAQETTIWPRLSGNPAAITFDGTEFRGGVDLFTTGVAAGF from the coding sequence ATGCCACAGTTTGAAATGACGCAATCAAGTATCGTGCGAACCGAAGTTGTCGCAAAAAACGGAATGGTCACTGCCAAGCATCCGGTGGTTGCCGAAATCGGCATCGCGATTTTGCAGCGCGGCGGCAACGCGATTGATGCGGCGGTCGCGATGGCATTTGCGATCAACACCATCGAGCCACGCATGACCGGCATCGGCGGCGGCGGATTCATGACCATTGCGCTCGCGAACGGCGAGAATTACGTCGTCGATTTCTTTCCGTGCGCGCCATCCGGCGCAACACCCGACCTGTACGAACTGACGCCGGAATTCAAAGCCGACAAGCTGGGTTTTACCGGCGTGAAAGATAACGCAAATGCGGTCGGTCATCGCGCGGTCGGAATTCCAGGCGCGGTCGCCGGCGCGTTACTCGCGCTCGAACACTGGGGCACACTGCCACGCGCTGAAATCATCGCACCGGCGATTAGACTCGCGCGTGATGGCATCGCCGTCACATTTCACGATACGCTCTCCAGCGCGATTGGCATGGGCATTCTGAAACGGAATGCCGAAGCGTCGCGATTATTTCTGAACAATGGAATGCCTTTCGTGCCGATGGGCGACAAGCCATTGTACTTTCGTAATCCCGATCTCGCAAACACGCTCGAAAAAATCAGCGTCGAGGGCGCACGCGCGTTTTATCAAGGCGACCTCGCGCAGAAAATCGTCGCCGAACTTCAGTCCGGCGGCTATGGCATTTCGCTCGACGACCTAGCCAACTATCGCGCGCTTGTGAAAGAGCCGCTCAAGACCGATTATCGTGGTCTGGAATTGTTGTTGCTGCCGGGCGCAACCGGTGGACCAACCATCGCCGAAATCGCACACATGCTCGAACCATGGAATCTCAAGGAACTGGGTCACGCCAGCGCGGCGTACGTGCATCGCTTGATTGAGGCGTGCAAATTATCGCTGGCGGACCGAATGGCATTTCTCGCAGATGAGCAAGCGAACGAACCTTCGACGATCTCACGCGCGCTCGCCTCGCGTGAATTTGCCGCCGAACGTTGCAAGGTCATCGGTGATCAAGCGCTCGGGACGTACGAGCCGATCAAGCCGGGCGCGACCGGTTATCAACCCAGCGCGGAGAGTTGCACGACATTTCTTTCGGCGTGGGACAATCACGGCAATGTCGTCGCTCTGACCCAAACCGTGAATGGCTCGTACGGTTCAGGCGTCGCAGTGCCGGGCACGGGCATTTTGCTCAACAACGCGATGGTGTTGTTCGATCCACGTCCAGGTCAGCCGAATTCGATTGCGCCAGGCAAGCGTCCACTATCGAGCATGGCGCACGTCATCGTTCGCCGCGATGGCAAACCCATTGCGCTTGCGGGCGCGCCGGGCGGACGCAAAATCATCGACACGGTCACACAAGTGATGTTGAACCTGATTGATTTTGGAATGGGACCGCAAGCCGCGTGCGGCAGTCCGTTCATTGACCCCGCCGGGCAGACCGTGTTGATCGATCGCGCGTTCGGCGCGCAAGTGATTGCTGAACTTGTCGCGCGCGGACATCAGCTCGACGCGCAAGAAACAACAATTTGGCCCCGCTTGTCCGGCAATCCTGCCGCGATTACATTCGACGGCACTGAGTTTCGCGGCGGCGTTGATCTTTTTACAACCGGCGTCGCCGCCGGATTCTAG
- a CDS encoding ABC transporter permease has product MAILTRASVTVETRPRINWWARNPRLILGLSFVVPLALVAILGPMLNIGDPFKTNALNSLAGPGQGGLLGTDENGRDLLVRIVYGLRTSLFVAITSTLIGAFVGTLAGLSAGYFRGWVEQVLMRLVDVILVFPAILVAIAIVSFIGGSITNLIIVLSLLVAPNFGRIIHASTLAEGQRDYVEAAHSIGARERRILFKHILPNVSTPLFTELALMLGRVVLIESSLSFVGLGAPPPEPTLGIMVSTARGYLYNQPWMLIWPSLVLAILVVGFNLSVDGLRDWLDPRLKR; this is encoded by the coding sequence ATGGCTATCTTGACCCGCGCATCCGTTACAGTTGAAACGCGTCCCAGGATCAATTGGTGGGCGCGCAATCCGCGTTTGATCCTGGGTTTGAGTTTCGTCGTGCCACTTGCGCTCGTCGCCATCCTGGGTCCGATGTTGAATATCGGCGACCCGTTCAAAACGAATGCGCTCAATTCACTTGCGGGACCTGGGCAAGGTGGCTTGTTAGGCACCGACGAGAACGGGCGCGATTTGTTGGTGCGAATCGTCTACGGATTGCGCACGTCGCTCTTTGTCGCGATCACGAGTACGTTGATCGGCGCGTTCGTCGGCACGCTTGCCGGATTGAGCGCGGGTTATTTTCGCGGCTGGGTCGAACAAGTGTTGATGCGCTTGGTGGATGTGATTCTCGTCTTTCCCGCGATTCTCGTCGCGATTGCAATCGTCAGTTTCATCGGCGGCAGCATCACGAATCTCATCATCGTGTTGTCGCTCCTCGTCGCGCCGAACTTTGGACGGATCATCCATGCGAGCACACTCGCGGAAGGTCAACGCGATTACGTCGAAGCCGCGCATTCGATTGGCGCGCGCGAGCGGCGCATCTTGTTCAAACACATTCTCCCAAATGTCTCGACGCCGCTGTTCACCGAACTCGCGTTGATGCTAGGGCGAGTCGTGTTGATCGAATCGAGTTTGAGTTTCGTCGGGCTGGGCGCGCCGCCGCCGGAACCAACGCTCGGAATTATGGTCAGCACCGCGCGTGGTTATCTCTACAATCAACCTTGGATGTTGATCTGGCCCTCGCTCGTTCTCGCGATCCTCGTCGTCGGATTCAATCTGTCGGTGGATGGTCTGCGCGATTGGCTTGACCCGCGATTGAAACGATAA